Proteins from a genomic interval of Amycolatopsis sp. cg13:
- a CDS encoding amidohydrolase family protein: protein MPLNTPRSDGPRIRELAEIGGRTDTRDVLAHATKQAEREYDDYFIVDIDAHVSEDHFWGEVLELIDNDVWRQIGMDQFGKFAGNNALLNIQPGMSHQSVGGRIGHQGRKEPLDGVSGHPFVAAARRGMDAMGLDYQVVFPSAMLLLGMHPQDEIEVVLGRAFNRWLTEVVLPQDDRLKGMLYLPYNTPEVCEELVEKYADDDGIIGYTVCSTRNNPVHSDVYTRLYKLIEDSGKPLAFHSGYHWGDPSFAQLNRFLSMHALSFTHYNQIHVTNWIINAMPERFPRLKMVWVESGLAWIPFLMQRLDHEVLMRPSEAPGLNRLPSEYMKDMWYTSQPMERTSMELLEAGMKAFNAETQLLYSSDWPHWDWDAPSTITRLPFLSEQAKRNILGLNAARVFNLPTDRRKPAAHSVLHDRPGVS from the coding sequence GTGCCCTTGAATACGCCGCGTTCCGACGGGCCGCGGATCCGGGAACTCGCCGAGATCGGCGGGCGCACCGACACCCGTGACGTCCTCGCCCACGCGACCAAACAGGCCGAGCGGGAGTACGACGACTACTTCATCGTCGACATCGACGCGCACGTCTCGGAGGATCACTTCTGGGGCGAGGTGCTGGAACTCATCGACAACGATGTGTGGCGGCAGATCGGGATGGATCAGTTCGGCAAGTTCGCTGGGAACAACGCGCTGCTGAACATCCAGCCTGGTATGTCACATCAGAGCGTTGGTGGACGGATCGGGCATCAGGGGCGCAAGGAGCCGCTCGACGGCGTGTCCGGGCATCCGTTCGTTGCCGCCGCCCGGCGCGGCATGGACGCGATGGGACTGGACTACCAGGTCGTCTTTCCGAGTGCGATGTTGCTGCTGGGCATGCATCCGCAGGATGAGATCGAGGTCGTGCTCGGGCGGGCGTTCAACCGGTGGCTGACTGAAGTCGTTCTGCCGCAGGATGACCGGCTCAAGGGGATGTTGTACTTGCCGTACAACACGCCTGAGGTTTGCGAGGAGCTGGTCGAGAAGTATGCCGATGACGACGGGATTATCGGGTATACGGTGTGTTCGACGCGCAACAATCCGGTCCATTCGGATGTCTATACCAGGCTGTACAAGCTGATCGAGGACAGCGGGAAGCCGCTCGCGTTCCACTCCGGGTACCACTGGGGCGACCCTTCTTTCGCGCAGCTGAACCGGTTCCTGTCGATGCATGCGTTGTCGTTTACGCATTACAACCAGATTCATGTGACCAACTGGATCATCAACGCCATGCCGGAGCGGTTCCCTCGGCTGAAGATGGTGTGGGTCGAGAGCGGGTTGGCGTGGATTCCGTTCCTCATGCAGCGGCTTGACCACGAGGTGCTGATGCGGCCTAGTGAGGCTCCTGGGTTGAATCGGCTGCCTAGTGAGTACATGAAGGATATGTGGTATACGAGCCAGCCGATGGAGCGGACCAGCATGGAGTTGCTGGAGGCTGGGATGAAGGCGTTCAACGCGGAGACGCAGTTGTTGTATTCGTCGGATTGGCCGCATTGGGATTGGGATGCGCCTTCGACTATTACGCGGCTGCCCTTCTTGTCGGAGCAGGCTAAGCGCAACATTCTCGGCCTCAACGCGGCGCGCGTTTTCAATCTGCCCACTGATCGCCGGAAGCCCGCTGCGCACAGTGTGCTCCATGACCGTCCTGGGGTTTCGTGA
- a CDS encoding Rieske (2Fe-2S) protein codes for MSAVQRDVVVAGLADLQARERIVVEVDGLEVGLYFHAGEVRAWHNVCPHQGGPVCQGKIMPRTIQPVREDRKSAGPAFHPADRNIVCPWHGFEFDVLTGRHPADARVGLRGVPVRVVGDEVVVTL; via the coding sequence ATGAGCGCGGTTCAGCGTGATGTTGTCGTTGCCGGTCTGGCGGATCTCCAGGCGCGCGAACGGATCGTGGTGGAGGTTGACGGGCTGGAAGTGGGACTTTATTTCCATGCCGGGGAGGTGCGGGCTTGGCATAACGTGTGTCCGCATCAGGGCGGGCCGGTTTGCCAGGGGAAGATCATGCCGCGGACGATTCAGCCGGTTCGGGAGGATCGGAAGAGTGCCGGGCCTGCGTTTCATCCGGCTGATCGGAATATTGTTTGTCCTTGGCATGGGTTCGAGTTCGATGTCTTGACTGGGCGGCATCCGGCGGATGCTCGGGTGGGGTTGCGAGGGGTTCCGGTTCGGGTGGTGGGGGATGAGGTTGTGGTGACTCTCTGA
- a CDS encoding TetR/AcrR family transcriptional regulator: MRTRLTTEQRREQLLTIGAGLFAGRPYDEVWIEEVAEIAGVSRGLLYHYFPTKKDFFAAIVRGQRDQLLAMSEPDPALPVAEQLRAGLEVYLEFARTHPDGYRIVHRSAGDADREIREICEAGMTANAERILAAVRLLRPVTATTQLAVRGWLSFVATLILDWLDEPKISTEELRDLCARTLFAAVDVDPDTI, translated from the coding sequence ATGCGGACGCGCCTGACCACCGAACAGCGGCGCGAACAGCTGCTGACCATCGGCGCAGGCCTGTTCGCGGGACGCCCGTACGACGAGGTGTGGATCGAAGAAGTAGCCGAAATCGCCGGCGTCTCGCGCGGCTTGCTGTACCACTACTTCCCCACGAAGAAGGACTTCTTCGCCGCTATCGTCCGCGGGCAGCGCGACCAGCTGCTGGCGATGAGCGAACCCGACCCCGCGCTGCCGGTGGCCGAGCAGCTGCGCGCCGGGCTGGAGGTGTACCTGGAATTCGCCCGCACCCATCCGGACGGCTACCGCATCGTGCACCGCAGCGCGGGCGACGCGGATCGGGAAATCCGGGAGATCTGCGAGGCCGGGATGACAGCGAACGCCGAGCGGATTTTGGCAGCGGTGAGGTTGCTGCGGCCGGTGACCGCTACTACGCAGCTGGCGGTTCGGGGGTGGCTTTCGTTTGTGGCGACGTTGATTTTGGACTGGCTGGACGAGCCCAAGATCAGCACGGAGGAGCTGCGGGATCTTTGCGCGCGAACTCTTTTCGCTGCGGTTGACGTGGATCCCGACACGATCTGA
- a CDS encoding cytochrome P450 has translation MDTAAIPHRPGRLPVLGDLVGTNVRTPLQSTMRAGAGLGPIFTRKFFGLEIVFACGIDLVTELNDESRFGKHVGLGVERLRGVVGDGLFTAHTREPNWRLAHDILQPAFSAEAMRRYHSMMLEVARELTASWDRATGPVDVAADMTRLTLETIGLAGFGYRFGSFERAEPHPFVTAMIRALRFAQLDNVKLPFVRRALAGSVAQNQADIATMTNLVDEVIESRRREGGEARDLLGLMLTDGHPMTGEKLDPVNIRNQAITFVVAGHETTSGALSFALYYLTRHPELLAKARAEVDAVWGDREPGFGDVAKLRYVRRVLDEAMRLWPTAPGYSREAREDLVLGGKYRMRKGDSIIVPLPMLHRDPTVWGPDPEKFDPDRFEPAEVRKRPAQAYKPFGTGERACIGRQFALHEAVLALGIMLQRCDFEADPAYELKIVESLTLKPSGFTVRPRIRERAAELTSAGR, from the coding sequence GTGGACACCGCCGCGATTCCGCACCGGCCCGGCCGGTTGCCGGTGCTTGGGGACCTGGTCGGGACCAATGTGCGCACGCCGTTGCAGAGCACCATGCGCGCCGGCGCGGGGCTCGGGCCGATTTTCACCCGTAAGTTCTTCGGGCTCGAGATCGTGTTCGCCTGCGGGATCGACCTGGTCACCGAACTGAACGACGAGTCGAGGTTCGGCAAGCACGTGGGCCTCGGCGTCGAGCGGTTGCGCGGGGTCGTCGGCGACGGGTTGTTCACCGCGCACACGCGCGAGCCGAACTGGCGGCTCGCACACGACATTCTGCAGCCGGCGTTCTCCGCCGAGGCCATGCGCCGTTACCACTCGATGATGCTCGAGGTCGCCCGCGAGCTGACCGCGTCTTGGGACCGCGCGACCGGGCCGGTCGACGTCGCGGCCGACATGACTCGGCTGACCCTCGAGACGATCGGTCTCGCCGGGTTCGGGTACCGGTTCGGGTCGTTCGAGCGGGCCGAACCGCATCCGTTCGTCACCGCGATGATCCGTGCGTTGCGGTTCGCGCAGCTGGACAACGTCAAGCTTCCGTTCGTGCGGCGCGCGCTGGCCGGGTCGGTCGCGCAGAATCAGGCTGACATCGCGACCATGACGAACCTGGTCGACGAGGTCATCGAGAGCCGTCGCCGGGAAGGCGGCGAAGCGCGTGACCTGCTCGGGTTGATGCTCACCGACGGGCACCCGATGACTGGGGAGAAGCTCGACCCGGTGAACATTCGCAACCAGGCCATCACTTTCGTGGTCGCGGGTCACGAGACGACGTCTGGCGCGCTGTCGTTCGCGCTGTATTACCTGACGCGGCATCCCGAGCTGCTGGCGAAGGCTCGCGCCGAGGTCGACGCGGTGTGGGGCGATCGCGAACCGGGCTTCGGCGACGTCGCGAAGCTGCGGTACGTCCGGCGCGTCCTCGACGAGGCGATGCGGCTGTGGCCGACCGCGCCCGGCTACTCCCGGGAAGCCCGCGAAGACCTTGTGCTGGGCGGAAAATACCGGATGCGCAAGGGCGATTCGATCATCGTTCCGCTGCCGATGCTCCACCGCGACCCGACGGTCTGGGGGCCGGATCCGGAGAAATTCGACCCGGATCGCTTCGAACCGGCGGAGGTGCGGAAGCGTCCGGCTCAGGCGTACAAACCGTTCGGCACCGGGGAACGGGCGTGCATCGGCCGCCAGTTCGCGTTGCATGAAGCGGTGCTGGCGTTGGGAATTATGCTGCAGCGCTGCGACTTCGAGGCGGATCCGGCGTACGAGCTGAAGATCGTCGAATCGTTGACGCTGAAGCCGAGCGGGTTCACCGTCCGGCCGCGGATCCGGGAGCGGGCGGCGGAGCTGACCTCAGCTGGCCGCTAG
- a CDS encoding TetR/AcrR family transcriptional regulator, producing MSSPAAARGQEARQRLLTAAAELVPERGWTAVSTRVLAERAGVTSSVVHYHFPSLQALLREAVLDAMREVLESVGPALAATQNPADLVTALFGSVEPYTGVDPLSVLFVEAYLAARRDDELRDQIGGLLLAFRAQVSRWLAERGVPEPDATTEVLVAAIDGLLLHRGLAPGGDPAAVTAVLRGLVTQP from the coding sequence ATGAGTTCTCCGGCGGCGGCACGCGGCCAAGAGGCACGGCAGCGGTTGCTGACAGCGGCGGCGGAGCTGGTGCCGGAACGCGGGTGGACGGCGGTGAGCACCCGCGTGCTGGCGGAGCGGGCCGGGGTGACGTCGAGCGTGGTGCACTACCACTTCCCGTCCCTGCAGGCGTTGCTGCGCGAGGCGGTCCTCGACGCGATGCGCGAGGTGCTGGAGAGCGTCGGCCCGGCGCTGGCCGCGACGCAGAATCCGGCTGACCTGGTGACCGCGCTGTTCGGGTCGGTCGAGCCGTACACCGGGGTGGATCCGTTGTCGGTGCTGTTCGTCGAGGCGTACCTGGCGGCGCGGCGCGACGACGAGCTGCGGGACCAGATCGGAGGACTGCTCCTGGCGTTCCGTGCGCAGGTCAGCCGCTGGCTCGCCGAACGCGGCGTCCCCGAGCCGGACGCGACCACGGAGGTGCTGGTGGCTGCCATCGACGGCTTGCTGCTGCACCGGGGCCTCGCCCCCGGCGGCGATCCGGCGGCGGTCACTGCCGTGCTGCGCGGGTTGGTCACTCAGCCTTAA
- a CDS encoding FAD-dependent monooxygenase: MRILVCGAGIAGLAAANRLSALGNEVTLVERSPGPRPQGYMIDFFGTGYDAAEAMGVLPAIKDVAYPISEAVLVDAQGKRRSEIQFAQFARTVGGRLLSVLRPDLEQALRATLPAEVEFRYDSGVVAVADDGDRVAATLSDGSVLEADLLVGADGIHSTVRRLVFGAESQFLRYLGFHTAAFLFKSPEIQAAAAGRFCLTDTVGKQMGFYGLRAGTVAAFAVHRTPDPAMPADIRASLLDTYGSLSWLVPEALTHCPPSEEIYYDQVAQIEMPTWSKGRVTLVGDAAYAVSLLAGQGASLGIGGAYVLADQLNRASSVPEGLAEYERLWRPVAADKQQVARNGARWFLPDSKPQLQVRRLALKLARLPGIDRFVAGSLTGKSTALITNLHHSAREGVRP, from the coding sequence ATGAGAATCCTGGTCTGCGGCGCTGGCATCGCCGGGCTGGCCGCGGCGAACCGGCTGTCCGCGCTGGGCAACGAGGTGACGCTGGTCGAGCGGTCGCCCGGCCCGCGCCCGCAGGGATACATGATCGACTTCTTCGGCACCGGCTACGACGCGGCCGAGGCGATGGGAGTGCTGCCCGCGATCAAGGACGTCGCGTACCCGATTTCCGAAGCGGTTCTCGTTGACGCACAAGGGAAGCGTCGATCCGAGATTCAGTTCGCCCAGTTCGCGCGCACCGTCGGCGGCCGGTTGCTGAGCGTCCTGCGGCCGGATCTGGAACAGGCATTGCGCGCGACGCTGCCCGCTGAGGTCGAGTTTCGGTACGACAGCGGGGTAGTCGCCGTAGCGGACGACGGCGACCGAGTCGCGGCCACTCTCTCGGATGGTTCGGTCCTGGAAGCCGATCTGCTGGTCGGTGCCGACGGAATCCATTCGACGGTCCGGCGGCTGGTGTTCGGCGCGGAGTCGCAGTTCCTCCGCTACCTTGGCTTTCACACCGCGGCGTTCCTGTTCAAGTCGCCCGAGATCCAGGCGGCGGCCGCCGGACGGTTCTGCCTCACCGACACCGTCGGCAAGCAGATGGGTTTCTACGGTCTGCGCGCCGGAACGGTCGCCGCTTTCGCCGTCCATCGCACGCCCGACCCCGCCATGCCCGCCGACATCCGGGCGTCGCTGCTGGACACCTACGGTTCGCTGAGCTGGCTGGTGCCGGAAGCGTTGACGCACTGTCCGCCGTCCGAGGAGATCTACTACGACCAGGTCGCCCAGATTGAGATGCCAACGTGGAGCAAAGGACGGGTCACGCTGGTCGGCGACGCGGCGTACGCGGTGTCGCTGCTGGCCGGACAGGGCGCGTCACTGGGCATCGGAGGCGCGTACGTGCTGGCAGATCAACTGAACCGAGCGTCGTCGGTCCCCGAAGGACTGGCGGAGTACGAACGGCTCTGGCGTCCCGTCGCGGCAGACAAACAGCAAGTCGCCCGCAACGGCGCACGCTGGTTCCTCCCCGACAGCAAACCGCAGCTCCAGGTGCGGCGGCTCGCGCTGAAACTGGCCCGGTTGCCCGGAATTGACCGATTCGTGGCCGGGAGTTTGACCGGGAAATCCACCGCGCTCATCACGAACCTGCACCATTCGGCGAGGGAAGGAGTCCGACCGTGA
- a CDS encoding nitroreductase family deazaflavin-dependent oxidoreductase: MNPIARTVFKAPAKLYGRDLGWLLGKRFLCLTHVGRKSGRQYRTVLEVIGLRPQADEVLAIAGLGPSSDWYRNIQAAPAAEVAIGRRKFVPEHRILDEPEAADAIADYERRNLLLRPVLHPVLSKLLGWHYDGSDAARHRMVQQLPIVAFRPRGGTETDQEGTDR, from the coding sequence GTGAACCCGATAGCGCGCACGGTCTTCAAGGCGCCGGCGAAGCTGTACGGCCGCGACCTGGGATGGTTGCTGGGCAAGCGTTTCCTGTGCCTGACCCACGTCGGCCGCAAATCCGGCCGGCAGTACCGGACCGTGCTGGAAGTGATCGGCCTCCGTCCTCAGGCCGACGAAGTACTCGCCATCGCGGGGTTGGGCCCGTCGTCGGATTGGTACCGCAACATCCAAGCCGCCCCCGCTGCGGAGGTCGCGATCGGCCGCCGGAAGTTCGTCCCTGAGCACCGAATCCTCGACGAACCCGAAGCGGCCGACGCCATCGCCGACTACGAACGGCGAAACCTGCTGCTGCGCCCAGTCCTGCATCCGGTGCTGAGCAAACTGCTCGGCTGGCACTATGACGGCTCCGACGCGGCGCGGCACCGGATGGTCCAGCAACTGCCGATCGTCGCCTTCCGCCCGCGCGGCGGGACCGAAACCGACCAAGAAGGTACCGACCGCTGA
- a CDS encoding NUDIX hydrolase — protein MNYIAELRELVGTRPLILPGTSVLIADERGRLLLVFRGESQDWGLPGGFLDPGESYEDAGRREVREEIGLVVRDLELLGVYSGPEYFYRYPHGDEVHNVTAAFTATVENTEVAVDGTEITGYEFFELDRLPDTIIAPERPIVEDYVKRFGG, from the coding sequence ATGAACTACATCGCCGAGCTGCGCGAACTAGTCGGCACGCGCCCGCTGATCCTGCCCGGAACGTCGGTGCTGATCGCCGACGAGCGCGGCAGGCTGCTGCTGGTGTTCCGAGGGGAAAGCCAGGACTGGGGCCTGCCCGGCGGATTCCTCGACCCCGGAGAGTCCTATGAGGACGCTGGCCGCCGCGAGGTGCGCGAAGAAATCGGCCTGGTGGTAAGGGATCTCGAACTGCTGGGCGTCTACTCCGGACCGGAGTACTTCTACCGGTACCCGCACGGCGACGAGGTCCACAACGTGACCGCCGCTTTCACCGCGACTGTCGAGAACACCGAGGTCGCGGTGGACGGTACGGAGATCACCGGGTACGAGTTCTTCGAGCTGGACCGATTGCCGGACACCATCATCGCCCCGGAACGGCCGATAGTCGAGGACTATGTGAAGCGATTCGGCGGCTAG
- a CDS encoding class I SAM-dependent methyltransferase, with product MSQPALSFGAAASAYAEHRPDYAEAAVRWALDAAPGPRVLDLGAGTGKLTAALGADVIAVEPDPAMLGELRRALPDVRAERGSAEAIPLPDGSVDAVLSGNAMHWFDMAVAGPEITRVLSRGGILAGLWNVVDDQVDWVAELARVSGSAAIGPRDTPSGWRAATAHLPEAGSPARFASPERAEFPHGQVRTAETLVATLSTRAGMLMLPEPERSAALDRIRAFLAERPETASGTFTLPMSTCVLRAQRL from the coding sequence ATGAGTCAACCCGCCTTGTCGTTCGGCGCGGCGGCGTCGGCGTATGCCGAGCATCGCCCGGACTACGCGGAGGCCGCGGTGCGATGGGCACTCGACGCGGCACCCGGGCCTCGGGTGCTCGACCTCGGCGCGGGCACCGGGAAACTCACCGCCGCGCTGGGCGCCGACGTGATCGCGGTCGAGCCGGACCCGGCGATGCTCGGCGAACTCCGTCGCGCGCTGCCGGACGTCCGCGCCGAACGAGGCAGTGCCGAAGCGATCCCGCTGCCGGACGGGTCCGTCGACGCCGTGCTGTCCGGCAACGCGATGCATTGGTTCGACATGGCCGTCGCCGGACCGGAGATCACGCGAGTTCTTTCGCGCGGCGGGATTTTGGCCGGGTTGTGGAATGTCGTGGACGACCAGGTGGACTGGGTCGCCGAACTGGCGCGGGTCAGCGGCAGCGCGGCGATCGGGCCGCGCGACACCCCGTCGGGCTGGCGTGCCGCGACCGCGCATCTTCCGGAAGCCGGTTCGCCGGCCAGATTCGCATCGCCGGAGCGCGCCGAGTTCCCGCACGGTCAGGTCCGCACCGCGGAGACGTTGGTCGCGACTCTGTCCACTCGGGCCGGGATGCTGATGCTGCCGGAACCGGAGCGGTCCGCGGCGCTTGACCGGATCCGGGCTTTCCTCGCGGAACGGCCGGAGACCGCGTCCGGGACGTTCACGCTGCCGATGTCGACTTGTGTACTGCGCGCTCAGCGGCTCTGA
- a CDS encoding VOC family protein — protein MDLKLGAVIIDAASLEEESVFWHRLLGGSVATTDTHHFLRAKGFPVLVIQHAAGQVPPEWPDGTSQQMHLDVTADDLATAEKLALEAGARRLSGHVYASPAGHPFCLRQA, from the coding sequence ATGGACTTGAAGCTTGGCGCGGTGATCATCGACGCGGCGTCGCTTGAGGAGGAGAGCGTGTTCTGGCATCGCCTGCTCGGCGGTTCGGTTGCTACGACAGACACGCACCACTTCCTGCGGGCTAAGGGTTTTCCGGTGCTGGTGATTCAGCACGCCGCCGGACAGGTGCCGCCGGAATGGCCGGACGGGACGTCGCAGCAGATGCACCTGGACGTCACCGCGGATGATCTTGCCACCGCGGAAAAGCTGGCGCTGGAGGCGGGCGCGCGTCGGCTTTCCGGCCACGTGTATGCGAGTCCCGCGGGGCATCCGTTCTGCCTTCGGCAGGCTTGA
- a CDS encoding oxidoreductase, with amino-acid sequence MTVPDEGLAGLRVLVTGGSRGLGAATVRRFAAAGATVLTASRSAPPDDLPATFLPADLSTEAGAAELGRRVTESVGGVDVLVNNAGAATDPSPTLERSDESWLADLEMNLLSAVRLDRALVPGMVERGSGVVVHVSSIASHLPQRGEAPYAAAKAALNVYSRSLATEVSAQGVRVVCVLPGFVVTEGATAHLQQIASREGVGVDEIQQQIVDRLDVPMGRPGDPSDVAEMIAFLASSRAKWLTGAEFRVDGGIIPAV; translated from the coding sequence ATGACAGTTCCGGACGAGGGTCTCGCGGGCCTCCGCGTGCTGGTCACCGGCGGCAGCCGTGGGCTAGGCGCCGCAACGGTCCGCCGCTTCGCCGCCGCGGGTGCGACCGTGTTGACGGCTTCGCGCAGCGCACCGCCGGACGATCTGCCCGCGACCTTCCTCCCCGCAGACCTCTCGACCGAAGCTGGCGCGGCGGAACTCGGCCGCCGGGTGACCGAGAGCGTCGGCGGGGTCGATGTGCTGGTCAACAACGCGGGAGCGGCGACCGATCCCTCGCCGACGCTCGAGCGGAGCGACGAATCCTGGCTCGCCGACCTGGAGATGAACCTGCTCAGCGCCGTTCGCCTCGATCGCGCGCTGGTGCCGGGGATGGTCGAACGCGGGTCCGGTGTCGTCGTGCACGTGTCGTCGATCGCGAGTCACCTGCCGCAGCGCGGCGAAGCCCCTTACGCGGCGGCGAAGGCCGCGCTCAATGTGTACAGCCGTTCGCTGGCGACGGAGGTCAGCGCGCAGGGCGTGCGGGTCGTGTGCGTGCTGCCGGGGTTTGTGGTCACCGAGGGTGCGACCGCGCATCTTCAGCAGATCGCGTCGCGAGAAGGCGTTGGGGTGGACGAGATTCAGCAGCAGATCGTGGACCGGCTGGACGTGCCGATGGGGCGGCCCGGCGACCCGTCGGACGTGGCGGAGATGATCGCGTTTCTCGCGTCCAGCCGGGCGAAATGGTTGACCGGAGCGGAATTCCGGGTCGACGGCGGGATCATCCCGGCAGTCTGA
- a CDS encoding TetR/AcrR family transcriptional regulator has translation MPSTRPLRADARRNRDALLAAAREAFLAGEADAHVDEIAKRAGVAVGTLYRHFETREALVEEVYRQEVDQLCALPSQLLEQYAPDEALRYFLLGLVDHAAVGKGMAVALESIMATDSPVFEDARAQMAGALDELLDAGAAAGTLRADIGGRTVLRALGGICGMRVAEGWKDEAVRITEVLLDGLRYGAARTS, from the coding sequence GTGCCGTCCACCCGTCCGTTGCGCGCCGACGCGCGACGCAACCGCGATGCGCTCCTCGCTGCCGCGCGGGAAGCGTTCCTCGCCGGAGAGGCCGACGCGCATGTCGACGAAATCGCCAAGCGGGCCGGGGTCGCAGTCGGCACGCTCTACCGGCATTTCGAGACGCGCGAAGCTCTCGTGGAGGAGGTCTACCGGCAGGAAGTCGACCAGTTGTGCGCTCTGCCATCTCAACTGCTTGAGCAGTACGCGCCGGACGAGGCGTTGAGGTATTTCCTGCTGGGGCTGGTGGATCACGCGGCGGTCGGCAAGGGGATGGCGGTCGCGCTGGAGAGCATCATGGCGACGGATTCGCCGGTGTTCGAGGACGCCCGAGCGCAGATGGCGGGTGCGCTCGACGAGTTGCTCGACGCCGGTGCCGCGGCCGGAACGCTCCGCGCTGACATCGGCGGACGCACTGTGCTGCGCGCGCTCGGCGGGATTTGCGGGATGCGCGTCGCGGAGGGCTGGAAGGACGAGGCGGTCCGGATCACCGAGGTCCTGCTGGACGGACTGCGATACGGCGCTGCACGGACCTCGTGA
- a CDS encoding heme-binding protein, whose product MKNFTAKTRIATVVGGLAVIGAATTGALAANAATPAASAAPAAAPAQAAPKGLVQTTHLSIAAAQKAAQAALTAAEKAGQHVSVAVVDRDGNTIVTLRGDGAGPQSYSSAEEKAFTAVSWNAKTSELTGRLQQAPTLKDIKGTLFLAGAVPVDANNAPIAAVGVAGAPSGAQDESFAQAGVDALGK is encoded by the coding sequence ATGAAGAACTTCACCGCCAAGACCCGCATCGCCACCGTCGTCGGCGGCCTCGCCGTGATCGGAGCCGCCACCACCGGCGCGCTGGCCGCCAACGCCGCCACCCCGGCCGCGTCGGCCGCCCCCGCCGCCGCTCCGGCTCAGGCCGCGCCGAAGGGTCTGGTCCAGACCACTCACCTGTCGATCGCCGCCGCGCAGAAGGCCGCGCAGGCCGCGCTCACCGCCGCCGAGAAGGCGGGCCAGCACGTGTCGGTCGCGGTGGTCGACCGCGACGGCAACACCATCGTCACGCTGCGCGGCGACGGCGCCGGTCCGCAGTCGTACTCGTCGGCCGAGGAGAAGGCGTTCACCGCGGTTTCGTGGAACGCCAAGACCTCCGAGCTGACCGGCCGGCTGCAGCAGGCCCCGACCCTGAAGGACATCAAGGGCACCCTGTTCCTCGCCGGAGCGGTCCCGGTGGACGCGAACAACGCCCCGATCGCGGCGGTCGGCGTGGCCGGTGCGCCGTCCGGTGCGCAGGACGAGAGCTTCGCGCAGGCCGGGGTGGACGCACTCGGCAAGTAA
- a CDS encoding sensor histidine kinase produces MTDRDARWLAATMHTAFFLLLVASIVRFLDHHHGEPAAPWVIALTGCLAAVYAVGLVLRVTGPEQVTVPYLAWLTVVTVLWVVLVLLAPSFAWCAVPLFVTGLRTLPTGPALVLVTLVTALVVLSQNRLASGFDPNLTIVPVAVAAVTAAVITYLRRQAVRLRETERRAGMLDERQRLSREIHDALAQGLSSQAMLLQAADRAWADPDLAREHLHAAQQIGTRNLAEARGLVQDLAPADLDGHSVEEALRNVAEREPRPVRVQVDGPARPLPSRVQSTLVRIAQGALANAREHADASEVALTLTYLDDEVVLDITDDGRGFDPAAPSADGRGHGLPAMRARATQLGGRLTVESAPGQGTAISAAIPLGPDHV; encoded by the coding sequence ATGACTGATCGGGACGCGCGGTGGCTGGCCGCGACCATGCACACGGCGTTCTTCCTGCTGCTGGTCGCGTCGATCGTGCGCTTCCTCGACCACCATCACGGCGAACCGGCCGCGCCGTGGGTCATCGCGCTGACCGGCTGCCTCGCCGCGGTCTACGCGGTCGGCCTGGTGCTGCGGGTGACCGGTCCGGAGCAGGTGACCGTGCCGTATCTGGCCTGGCTGACCGTCGTGACCGTGCTGTGGGTGGTGCTCGTGCTGCTCGCGCCGAGTTTCGCGTGGTGCGCGGTCCCGCTGTTCGTCACCGGCCTCCGCACCCTGCCCACCGGACCCGCGTTGGTGCTGGTGACGCTGGTGACCGCGCTGGTGGTGCTCTCCCAGAACCGGCTCGCGAGCGGCTTCGACCCGAACCTGACCATCGTGCCGGTCGCCGTCGCCGCCGTGACCGCCGCGGTGATCACGTACCTGCGGCGGCAGGCGGTGCGGCTGCGGGAAACCGAGCGCCGCGCGGGAATGCTGGACGAACGGCAACGGCTGTCCCGCGAGATCCACGACGCACTGGCGCAAGGTCTGTCCAGCCAAGCGATGCTGCTGCAAGCGGCCGACCGCGCGTGGGCCGACCCGGACCTGGCGCGCGAGCATTTGCATGCGGCACAACAGATCGGCACGCGAAACCTGGCCGAAGCCCGCGGTCTCGTGCAAGACCTGGCCCCGGCCGATCTCGACGGGCACTCGGTCGAGGAAGCGCTGCGCAACGTCGCCGAACGCGAACCGCGGCCGGTGCGGGTCCAGGTCGACGGGCCCGCGCGGCCGTTGCCGAGCCGGGTGCAGTCCACTTTGGTCCGGATCGCGCAGGGCGCGCTGGCCAACGCGCGCGAACACGCGGACGCGTCGGAAGTGGCGCTCACCCTCACCTACCTGGACGATGAGGTCGTGCTGGACATCACCGACGACGGCCGGGGTTTCGACCCGGCTGCCCCGAGCGCCGACGGCCGCGGCCACGGCCTGCCCGCCATGCGCGCGCGGGCGACGCAGCTCGGCGGCCGGTTGACCGTCGAATCCGCGCCCGGGCAGGGCACCGCCATCTCGGCCGCGATCCCGTTGGGACCCGACCATGTCTGA